The following coding sequences are from one Bacteroidia bacterium window:
- a CDS encoding Rid family hydrolase: MVEKEIIHADNAPEPVGAYPHARRVGNLLFLSGVGPREKGSSKIPGVELDENGNILSYDIEAQCHSVFRNVKNILEAAGSKWENIVDVTVFLTNMKKDFPIYNKLYAMYFKDVQATRTTIEVNALPTPIAIELKVIATID; the protein is encoded by the coding sequence ATGGTAGAAAAAGAAATTATTCACGCGGATAACGCTCCTGAACCTGTGGGCGCTTACCCGCATGCGCGCAGAGTGGGCAATCTTTTATTTTTATCTGGGGTAGGTCCAAGAGAAAAGGGTAGCTCAAAAATTCCAGGTGTCGAGTTAGATGAGAACGGAAACATTTTGAGTTATGACATAGAGGCACAGTGCCATTCAGTATTCAGAAATGTGAAAAATATTTTAGAAGCCGCAGGATCTAAATGGGAAAATATAGTGGATGTAACAGTGTTTTTAACTAACATGAAAAAAGATTTTCCCATTTACAATAAACTCTATGCAATGTATTTCAAAGATGTTCAAGCTACACGCACTACTATTGAGGTCAATGCTCTGCCTACGCCCATTGCAATTGAACTCAAAGTAATTGCTACAATAGATTAA
- a CDS encoding ABC transporter ATP-binding protein — protein sequence MNNSLAVEHLTKSYSGKIVLDDISIEFLKSKVNMVIGASGSGKSTLLKCLVGLTEPDSGKILYHGRNLIEMNYEEKKEIRQQIGMLFQGGALFDSLTVGENIAFPLRMFSKMSKKEIAERVAFCLERVNMPGVEKKYPSELSGGMRKRVGIARAIALNPQYLFCDEPNSGLDPLTSIVIDELIAEITEEYGITTIVNTHDMHSVLEIGDKIIFIHEGKKHWEGNKYELREVDEPIIKKFVFASKRG from the coding sequence ATGAACAATTCCCTTGCTGTGGAGCATTTGACTAAATCTTATTCAGGCAAAATTGTACTTGATGACATTAGCATTGAATTTTTGAAAAGCAAAGTAAACATGGTAATAGGAGCAAGTGGAAGCGGCAAAAGTACTTTACTCAAATGCTTAGTAGGCTTAACAGAACCTGATTCGGGCAAAATTCTCTACCATGGCAGAAACTTGATAGAAATGAACTATGAAGAGAAAAAAGAAATACGGCAACAAATAGGTATGTTATTTCAAGGAGGGGCTTTATTTGACTCTTTGACTGTTGGAGAGAATATAGCTTTTCCGCTGCGAATGTTCAGTAAAATGTCTAAAAAGGAGATTGCCGAGCGAGTTGCTTTTTGTTTAGAGCGGGTCAACATGCCTGGAGTGGAGAAAAAGTATCCATCCGAATTGAGTGGAGGTATGCGTAAACGAGTAGGTATAGCCCGAGCCATTGCTTTAAATCCACAATACTTATTTTGCGATGAACCGAATTCAGGTTTAGATCCTTTGACTAGTATAGTTATTGATGAGCTTATCGCAGAAATTACGGAAGAATACGGTATTACTACTATTGTCAATACTCATGACATGCATTCTGTGTTAGAGATTGGCGATAAGATTATTTTTATTCATGAAGGTAAAAAACATTGGGAAGGAAATAAATACGAGCTTCGTGAGGTAGATGAACCCATCATAAAGAAGTTTGTTTTTGCGTCTAAAAGAGGATAG
- a CDS encoding acyl-CoA thioesterase, whose product MIEHTTELRVRYAETDQMGIVYYGNYAQYFEVARVELLRHIGITYAFIEQNGIFMPVLNLECQFHAPAYYDEILKAQASIPTLPTTRIRIMYKIFNLQDKLLTSGSTELAFVSRKTQKPIRCPDFILEKMKPYF is encoded by the coding sequence ATGATAGAACATACTACCGAGCTTCGAGTGCGCTATGCAGAAACTGATCAAATGGGAATTGTATATTATGGAAATTATGCTCAATATTTTGAAGTGGCGAGAGTGGAGCTATTGCGGCATATAGGTATTACTTACGCTTTTATTGAGCAAAATGGCATATTTATGCCTGTACTAAATTTAGAATGTCAATTTCACGCACCTGCTTATTATGATGAAATTCTCAAAGCCCAAGCTAGCATCCCAACTTTACCTACTACGCGGATACGCATCATGTACAAAATTTTTAACTTGCAGGACAAACTTTTAACTTCGGGCAGTACAGAATTAGCTTTTGTGAGCAGAAAAACTCAAAAGCCCATTCGCTGTCCTGATTTTATTTTAGAGAAAATGAAGCCCTATTTTTGA